A window of the bacterium genome harbors these coding sequences:
- a CDS encoding acyl-CoA reductase, with amino-acid sequence MRIQSLFFEGKKEHTERELADVVRALEDSRAALHNIPVDEILDFFGVLSARIARLSHPAQKTGGNFGDLVHFLKKENLGKNLDLALRGKRAYLDGFIQPEGFDFFLHAQPRGLVVEWLAGNIPLLGIYSLAQVTATKNVLLTKAPKKNYEILLDMLEIAADAARGHKGWERIINSVSVIGVPKNDRAAHEELSRFADVRILWGGEESVKAILSLSKNFWTEDIVYGPKYSYALISKAVPQDRMRTIASALAVDVANFDQYACSSPHVVFIEAGGVATPEVFGQILAKELERTTRLLLPKGEMDAETVMQILTLRAEYASRGEVIIPQGNATDWTVIITNEEGFSPIVGSRTIFIKPIKSISDLASLNSHKIQTIGFVGAPEEDLQKIDDLTLKGGDRLPQLGNMSFFASPWDGLFAMDRLVRWVRYH; translated from the coding sequence ATGCGAATACAAAGCCTGTTTTTCGAGGGCAAAAAAGAGCATACCGAGCGCGAGCTTGCCGATGTGGTGCGAGCGCTTGAAGATTCGCGCGCTGCCCTGCACAATATTCCGGTTGATGAGATTCTTGATTTTTTTGGCGTCCTTAGCGCGCGAATCGCCCGATTATCTCATCCGGCGCAAAAAACCGGAGGCAATTTTGGAGACTTGGTGCATTTTCTTAAAAAAGAAAACTTGGGAAAAAACCTAGACCTTGCTCTGAGGGGAAAACGTGCGTACCTCGACGGTTTTATACAGCCGGAGGGGTTTGATTTTTTCCTGCACGCCCAACCTAGGGGACTCGTGGTCGAGTGGCTTGCCGGCAATATCCCGCTGCTCGGCATATATTCCCTGGCGCAGGTGACGGCCACCAAGAACGTTTTGCTCACGAAAGCGCCCAAGAAAAATTACGAGATTTTGCTTGACATGCTCGAGATAGCGGCTGACGCGGCGCGGGGGCATAAAGGATGGGAGCGTATCATCAATTCGGTAAGTGTTATAGGTGTCCCAAAAAACGACAGAGCTGCCCACGAGGAACTTTCCCGTTTTGCCGATGTCCGTATACTGTGGGGTGGTGAAGAGAGCGTCAAAGCGATTTTGTCTCTTTCTAAAAATTTTTGGACTGAAGATATCGTATACGGCCCGAAGTACTCGTATGCTCTGATCAGCAAAGCGGTTCCTCAAGACCGCATGAGAACTATAGCCAGCGCCCTCGCCGTTGACGTGGCAAATTTTGATCAGTACGCCTGTTCTTCTCCCCACGTTGTTTTTATTGAAGCGGGTGGAGTAGCGACGCCTGAGGTATTCGGTCAGATACTTGCAAAGGAGCTCGAAAGGACAACACGGCTCCTCCTCCCCAAGGGAGAGATGGATGCGGAAACGGTTATGCAGATATTGACTCTGCGCGCAGAGTATGCCTCACGGGGAGAGGTTATTATTCCTCAAGGAAACGCTACCGACTGGACAGTCATTATAACGAACGAGGAAGGTTTTTCGCCCATCGTCGGTTCCCGCACTATTTTTATAAAACCAATAAAAAGCATCTCTGATCTGGCGTCACTAAACAGTCACAAAATTCAGACTATCGGCTTTGTGGGCGCTCCTGAAGAAGATTTGCAAAAAATAGATGACCTAACATTGAAGGGCGGTGACCGTCTCCCGCAATTGGGGAATATGAGCTTTTTCGCTTCTCCCTGGGACGGACTCTTCGCCATGGATCGGCTGGTGCGCTGGGTCCGCTATCACTAA